A portion of the Deinococcus peraridilitoris DSM 19664 genome contains these proteins:
- a CDS encoding response regulator: MTNKHDARLEKQTRQLITILMADDDEDDRMFAQDALVESRVLNNFRCVQDGEELLDYLKRRGKYAAPGSAPRPGLILLDLNMPRKDGREALAEIKSDPALRSIPVIVLTTSAAQEDIVRSYDLGVNSFVTKPVTFAALVDVMRDLGRYWIEIVQLPDPPAES; this comes from the coding sequence ATGACTAACAAGCACGACGCCAGGCTGGAGAAGCAGACGCGTCAGCTCATCACCATCCTGATGGCCGACGATGACGAGGATGACCGGATGTTTGCGCAGGACGCCTTGGTGGAAAGCCGGGTGTTGAATAACTTTCGATGCGTCCAAGATGGTGAGGAACTGCTCGATTACCTTAAACGGCGCGGGAAGTACGCCGCGCCGGGCAGCGCCCCCCGACCTGGCCTGATCCTGCTGGATCTGAACATGCCTCGCAAGGACGGCCGTGAAGCGCTCGCGGAAATCAAGAGTGACCCGGCGCTGCGCTCTATTCCGGTGATCGTGCTGACCACCTCCGCAGCGCAGGAGGACATCGTGCGAAGTTACGATCTGGGCGTCAATTCCTTTGTGACGAAACCGGTCACCTTTGCAGCGCTGGTGGACGTGATGCGTGACCTCGGCCGCTACTGGATCGAAATCGTGCAGCTGCCCGATCCGCCCGCAGAAAGCTGA
- the nagA gene encoding N-acetylglucosamine-6-phosphate deacetylase, with protein sequence MRTISETQEELVDAFWIENVRVVTEAGLLEDASLQLREGRVAQLQEGRAPATERMHVLDGERHLLIPGMIDVHIHGASGHDMMDGTRESIEQVSRACAATGCTSFLVTSVSSALEPLLHLIDRVRETIGVEPGALIAGIHAEGPYLNAKRKGMQNEASLRHPDLQEMQLILERAGPLLKMVTLAPELPGGLELTRFLRERGVIVAVAHSDATYEEALAAFRHGATHITHCFNGMRPIHHRDPGLIVAAFEQPQVSVQAIVDHVHLHPAIVRLMHKLKGPQGMVLITDALQAMGLGDGVYQFGGHTVTVEAGVARLTDGTLASSTVTMNEALRNTVELGISLTDAVTMAATTPATLLGLPNKGRIAVGADADLVLLDRNFSVIWTMIRGRKVFSAA encoded by the coding sequence ATGAGGACCATAAGCGAAACACAGGAGGAACTCGTGGACGCGTTCTGGATTGAAAATGTCCGTGTCGTGACGGAAGCAGGCCTGCTCGAAGACGCCTCCCTGCAGCTGAGGGAAGGTCGCGTCGCTCAGCTGCAAGAGGGACGCGCACCCGCAACTGAACGGATGCACGTGCTCGACGGCGAACGTCACCTGCTGATTCCTGGCATGATCGACGTCCACATACATGGCGCCAGCGGGCACGACATGATGGACGGCACCCGCGAAAGCATCGAACAGGTTTCACGCGCGTGCGCCGCGACCGGATGCACTTCCTTTCTGGTCACGTCCGTCAGCTCGGCCCTCGAACCGTTGCTGCACCTGATCGACCGCGTGCGGGAAACCATCGGTGTCGAGCCCGGAGCGCTCATCGCTGGAATTCACGCCGAAGGACCGTACCTGAACGCCAAACGCAAGGGCATGCAGAACGAAGCGTCCCTGCGGCATCCTGATCTGCAGGAGATGCAGCTGATCCTCGAACGGGCGGGCCCGTTGCTGAAGATGGTTACGCTGGCACCAGAGCTGCCGGGCGGGCTGGAGCTGACCCGCTTTCTGCGCGAGCGAGGTGTGATCGTCGCGGTCGCTCACTCGGACGCGACGTACGAGGAAGCACTCGCAGCCTTCCGGCATGGTGCGACGCACATCACCCACTGCTTCAACGGGATGCGCCCCATCCACCACCGCGACCCCGGCCTGATCGTCGCGGCGTTCGAGCAGCCGCAGGTCAGCGTGCAGGCGATCGTGGATCACGTGCACCTGCACCCGGCCATCGTGCGGCTGATGCACAAACTGAAAGGCCCTCAGGGCATGGTGCTGATCACTGACGCGCTCCAGGCAATGGGGCTTGGCGACGGGGTATACCAATTCGGCGGTCATACCGTCACAGTAGAGGCTGGCGTCGCGCGCCTGACCGACGGGACCCTGGCGTCGAGCACCGTCACCATGAACGAGGCCCTGCGCAACACGGTCGAGCTGGGTATCTCGCTCACCGACGCCGTCACCATGGCCGCCACCACGCCTGCTACGCTGCTCGGACTGCCGAACAAGGGCAGGATCGCTGTTGGAGCGGACGCCGATCTGGTGCTGCTCGATCGCAACTTCAGCGTCATCTGGACCATGATCAGGGGACGCAAAGTCTTCTCCGCAGCATGA
- a CDS encoding SMI1/KNR4 family protein: MTNVQHLHLLLEAVERLIPGTHPRLNGPAAQHDLIQLEELIGAPLPADVRAIYEVNDGEADNFVPGIIFNLKFLPVREVQRLVREFRELRKSGIHPTEDVPDDQRLKTQFPSVTLASGYRMKKRKFSTGGVSPSGRSPRTVRTSQYKPSTSWAIPRASCKPCVRNDRRWTMITRHVNSGAEGH, encoded by the coding sequence ATGACGAACGTGCAGCACTTGCATCTGCTTCTTGAAGCCGTCGAACGCCTCATCCCAGGAACACACCCGCGCCTGAACGGCCCCGCTGCCCAGCACGACCTGATTCAGCTTGAAGAACTGATCGGCGCTCCCTTGCCTGCTGATGTTCGCGCAATCTACGAAGTGAACGACGGTGAAGCCGACAACTTCGTTCCAGGCATTATCTTCAACCTCAAGTTCCTGCCTGTTCGTGAAGTTCAGCGGCTCGTGCGTGAATTCCGGGAATTACGCAAATCGGGGATCCACCCGACAGAGGACGTCCCTGACGATCAACGATTGAAGACACAATTTCCGAGTGTCACCTTGGCGTCTGGGTACCGAATGAAGAAGCGGAAATTCAGTACTGGTGGAGTCAGCCCGTCCGGCAGATCACCACGGACCGTCCGGACCTCGCAATACAAGCCCAGCACTTCCTGGGCAATACCGAGAGCGTCATGTAAACCCTGCGTCAGGAATGACAGGCGCTGGACGATGATCACCCGACACGTGAACTCGGGTGCGGAAGGTCACTGA
- a CDS encoding sulfatase family protein, which produces MTRPNILLITSDQQRYDAVGAHGSPFLTTPHLDSLAHEGVTFQRTYCPNAVCTPSRLSLMTGTFLSRHGGYNIGCTAIDKTRFLSVMLRAAGYRTHHIGKAHWHPWNDSSPEKAPVDEHGTPWRDFVGFDTAELTTGHVTWGVTGHYARWLERRGIPRRELNQITPLFAQDPNETGTWGMPSANHSSAWIAERTTDFLERHDHRQPFFLNLGFQDPHHPHAVPFDFEARVDQDQLPGTISSETDTDVPEPVQLLRSGHINSSRYRGPFEIAGNSGTHDWQAYFSDPARERATRAHYYSLVNLIDQQLGIILNALKALEYERDTIVVFTSDHGDMLGDHDIGQKGPLAYESVLRVPLLLRYPGHVELRALEHPVSLVDVYPTLLGYAGVPCPRVDGIDLRSYLHGGPAPSRPGVRVEYKEEPDRLRYKAWITTHYKLVVYPGESFGELYDLNRDPHEHSNRFHDPDFSAIKAQLLTQLLEDLERSEPASERPSRV; this is translated from the coding sequence GTGACCCGACCGAACATCCTGCTGATCACTTCCGATCAACAACGCTACGACGCCGTCGGTGCTCACGGCAGCCCTTTCCTCACCACCCCGCACCTCGACTCGCTCGCCCACGAAGGCGTGACGTTTCAACGTACGTACTGCCCCAACGCCGTCTGTACTCCTTCGCGGCTGTCGTTGATGACCGGAACGTTCCTTTCCCGGCACGGCGGCTACAACATCGGCTGCACGGCAATCGACAAAACACGGTTTCTGAGCGTCATGCTGCGCGCCGCCGGGTACCGCACGCACCATATTGGCAAAGCCCACTGGCACCCCTGGAACGACAGCAGCCCGGAAAAAGCGCCCGTCGACGAGCACGGCACACCGTGGCGAGACTTCGTGGGCTTTGACACAGCCGAACTGACCACCGGGCACGTGACCTGGGGCGTCACAGGACATTACGCCCGCTGGCTTGAACGACGAGGCATTCCACGCCGTGAACTCAACCAGATCACGCCCCTGTTCGCGCAGGATCCCAACGAAACCGGCACTTGGGGAATGCCGAGTGCAAACCACAGTAGCGCCTGGATCGCCGAACGCACCACCGATTTTCTGGAGCGTCACGACCACAGGCAACCATTCTTCCTGAACCTTGGCTTTCAGGATCCTCACCACCCGCACGCCGTACCGTTTGACTTCGAAGCAAGGGTCGACCAGGATCAGCTGCCAGGCACCATCTCCAGCGAGACGGACACGGACGTACCAGAGCCGGTACAGCTGCTGCGCTCGGGCCACATCAACAGCAGCCGTTACCGCGGGCCCTTCGAGATTGCCGGGAATAGCGGTACCCACGACTGGCAGGCGTACTTCTCCGATCCGGCGCGCGAGCGCGCCACGCGGGCGCATTACTACTCGCTCGTCAACCTGATCGATCAGCAACTCGGGATCATCCTGAACGCCTTAAAGGCCTTGGAATACGAGCGTGACACCATCGTGGTCTTCACCTCCGATCACGGGGACATGCTGGGAGACCATGACATCGGCCAGAAAGGACCCCTGGCGTACGAAAGCGTCCTGCGCGTTCCCCTGCTCCTGCGCTACCCCGGCCACGTCGAGTTGCGTGCCCTTGAGCATCCGGTGTCGCTGGTCGATGTGTATCCGACACTGCTGGGGTATGCGGGTGTGCCATGCCCACGTGTCGACGGCATCGACCTACGGTCTTATCTGCACGGCGGCCCTGCGCCTTCCCGCCCAGGCGTACGCGTCGAATACAAGGAAGAACCCGACCGCTTGCGGTATAAGGCCTGGATCACCACGCATTACAAGCTGGTGGTCTACCCTGGTGAGTCCTTTGGCGAACTGTACGACCTGAACCGTGATCCGCACGAGCACAGCAACCGCTTCCACGATCCGGACTTCTCGGCGATCAAGGCCCAGCTGCTGACCCAACTGCTCGAGGATCTCGAACGCTCCGAACCGGCCAGCGAACGGCCAAGCCGGGTGTAA
- a CDS encoding ABC transporter substrate-binding protein, giving the protein MKRKVLIVTGMLLGLNALSAPAAAQQKVNLKFSAHWLSEQRRPTINSIVETWNKRNPNIQVEYIGVPFDQIITKTVAGVAAGNAPDVVVIDIRTAKQRAAKNQNVNMSALGADQLKSGFFPNLWETGTYNGKQYALPFVTDTRLLFYSKAAFKEVGLDPNKPPKTWAELWSYAEKLDKKDGNRFSRMGFHPMFGDFGYEGWVTNTGGSLWDKNYENPRVNSPDAVKALDWIKKWTDKYGANNVASFRASFGGGAQDEFMSGKVPMVVKNGNYLTTLKRNAPDLQYGFVPVPTEDGKQHESTSWGGGFNIEIPAGTKHPKEAFAFAKYLATEGAKVWAAEQNDLPGYQVARLANKNPEFLKQANNLKHTFISVSPVFAPNYDRAVAKAVDDVLLRGQAVKPALDEAQAAVEKLVADGKRDATR; this is encoded by the coding sequence ATGAAACGAAAGGTCCTCATTGTCACCGGCATGCTGCTTGGCCTGAACGCGCTCAGCGCTCCTGCGGCTGCCCAGCAGAAGGTCAATCTCAAGTTCTCCGCTCACTGGCTCAGTGAGCAGCGGCGACCCACCATCAACAGCATCGTCGAGACCTGGAACAAACGAAACCCCAACATTCAGGTTGAGTACATCGGCGTGCCGTTCGATCAGATCATCACCAAAACCGTCGCCGGTGTGGCCGCAGGCAACGCACCCGACGTCGTCGTCATCGATATCCGCACGGCCAAGCAACGCGCCGCAAAAAACCAGAACGTCAACATGAGCGCCCTGGGTGCCGACCAGCTCAAGAGCGGCTTCTTCCCCAACCTCTGGGAAACCGGCACCTACAACGGCAAACAGTACGCCCTGCCCTTCGTGACCGACACCCGCCTGCTGTTCTACAGCAAAGCCGCCTTCAAGGAAGTCGGTCTCGATCCGAACAAGCCCCCCAAGACCTGGGCCGAGCTCTGGAGCTACGCCGAGAAACTTGACAAGAAAGACGGCAACCGCTTCAGCCGCATGGGCTTCCACCCGATGTTCGGTGACTTTGGATACGAAGGCTGGGTGACCAACACCGGTGGGTCGCTGTGGGACAAGAACTACGAAAATCCCCGCGTGAACAGCCCTGACGCCGTCAAGGCCCTCGACTGGATCAAGAAGTGGACCGACAAGTACGGCGCGAACAACGTCGCCAGCTTCCGGGCGTCCTTCGGTGGCGGCGCGCAGGACGAGTTCATGTCCGGCAAAGTGCCCATGGTCGTCAAGAACGGTAACTACCTCACGACCCTCAAACGCAATGCCCCGGACCTCCAGTACGGCTTTGTTCCCGTACCCACCGAAGACGGCAAGCAACACGAATCGACGTCCTGGGGCGGCGGCTTCAACATCGAAATTCCCGCCGGCACCAAGCACCCCAAAGAAGCCTTCGCCTTCGCGAAGTACCTCGCCACAGAAGGCGCCAAAGTCTGGGCAGCCGAACAAAACGACCTGCCTGGGTACCAGGTCGCCCGTCTGGCCAACAAAAACCCGGAGTTCCTGAAGCAGGCCAACAACCTGAAACACACCTTCATCAGCGTCTCGCCCGTCTTTGCTCCGAACTACGACCGGGCTGTCGCCAAGGCCGTCGACGACGTGCTGCTGCGTGGCCAGGCCGTCAAACCGGCCCTCGACGAAGCGCAGGCCGCGGTGGAGAAACTGGTCGCCGACGGCAAACGCGACGCGACCCGCTAA
- a CDS encoding glycosyltransferase → MRRLRILTWPVHGSCMYYVSHAPDDCYLPVSEDESGGSGGRGTNFWLDDNVHDIPLEEVGCTTFDVILFQARRPYEADQHRILSEAQRSIPRIYLEHDPPRESPTDTQHPVDDATMLLVHVTHFNDLMWDSGRTPTRVIEHGVTVPHEAHDTGELERGLVVINNIHQRGRRLGADVFERTRRELPLDLAGMDAERYGGWSLGLEELHLMQGRDRFLFNPIRYTSLGVAICEAMMIGMPVVGLAITEMVSTIRNSTNGFVGTDLRKVIGYASHLLRNPGLARELGAGGRRTACERFGIERFARDWSETFLDLAGRGAAHR, encoded by the coding sequence ATGCGGCGACTTCGAATCCTGACCTGGCCGGTTCACGGCAGCTGCATGTACTACGTGTCGCACGCACCTGATGACTGCTATCTGCCGGTGAGCGAGGACGAATCCGGTGGGAGCGGCGGGCGCGGCACCAACTTCTGGTTGGATGACAATGTGCACGACATTCCCCTGGAAGAGGTAGGGTGCACAACGTTTGACGTCATCCTCTTTCAGGCGCGCCGACCGTACGAAGCCGACCAGCATCGGATTCTCAGCGAGGCGCAGCGCTCCATACCGCGCATCTACCTCGAGCACGACCCGCCACGCGAATCACCCACCGACACGCAGCACCCGGTCGATGATGCCACCATGCTGTTGGTGCACGTCACGCACTTCAACGACCTCATGTGGGATTCTGGCCGCACACCCACCCGGGTGATCGAGCACGGCGTGACCGTACCCCATGAGGCACACGACACCGGCGAACTCGAGCGAGGCCTGGTGGTGATCAACAACATCCATCAGCGCGGAAGACGCCTGGGGGCTGACGTCTTCGAGCGGACCCGCCGGGAGTTGCCCCTTGACCTGGCCGGCATGGACGCCGAACGCTACGGCGGCTGGTCGCTGGGCCTGGAAGAGCTGCACCTGATGCAGGGCCGCGACCGCTTTTTATTCAACCCCATTCGTTACACCAGCCTGGGCGTGGCCATCTGCGAAGCCATGATGATCGGCATGCCGGTCGTCGGGCTCGCCATAACCGAAATGGTCAGCACCATCCGAAACAGCACGAACGGTTTTGTCGGGACTGACCTTCGCAAAGTCATCGGGTACGCCTCGCACCTGCTTCGTAACCCAGGCCTTGCCCGCGAGCTCGGTGCGGGGGGGCGCCGCACGGCCTGCGAGCGCTTCGGAATCGAACGCTTCGCCCGCGACTGGAGTGAAACTTTCCTCGACCTCGCCGGACGTGGCGCTGCCCACCGGTAG
- a CDS encoding diguanylate cyclase domain-containing protein, translating to MAETTLRVLIVDDDEDDFVLSRELLRELQGWTCQVRWVQSVEAAKAEMAFAEYDLYLVDYRLGGQSGLDVLEWLRQHDRATPALLLTGVNDREVDEAAMRLGAADYLVKSELSAVLLERALRYALERARLLFEVEQGRREVEVLYRLSSALEQSGDAHDIMRDAMTLLAELTGVSSLLLWELRSDVAYLRHVQGALQASILQGFQDGLPRSAAPLWQAQAQHVPVYIEDAMSHSGVLTVFKLHGCRSLAHIPLDVSGTTFVLSSLRTQAVGWTPRDRRLLEAGARSVSVALERQRHLELLAAAALTDTLTGLGNRRAFDAALDEALNSARRHAYPVSVVSFDLDGLKSVNDGEGHARGDEFLQEFAQQMKKTLRQEDQLFRLGGDEFAAILRHTGIPGFKVLHERVRFAVANLRAAGFSEADVSTGIAAFPDEARSSGDLMRLSDERMYQEKLRHRQERLVDPADV from the coding sequence ATGGCGGAAACGACGCTGAGGGTGTTGATCGTCGACGACGACGAAGATGATTTCGTCTTGTCACGCGAACTGCTGCGTGAGCTTCAAGGGTGGACCTGCCAGGTGCGTTGGGTTCAGAGTGTGGAAGCGGCCAAAGCTGAGATGGCTTTCGCGGAGTATGACCTGTATCTCGTGGATTACCGGCTGGGTGGCCAGAGCGGTCTCGACGTTCTCGAATGGCTGCGCCAGCATGATCGGGCGACACCGGCGCTGCTGCTGACAGGCGTGAATGACCGTGAAGTTGACGAAGCCGCCATGCGCCTGGGTGCTGCAGATTACCTTGTTAAAAGCGAATTGAGTGCCGTGTTACTCGAGCGGGCATTGCGTTACGCCCTGGAGCGCGCTCGCCTGCTGTTCGAAGTCGAGCAGGGACGCCGGGAGGTGGAAGTGCTCTACCGGCTGTCCTCAGCGTTGGAGCAGTCCGGCGACGCGCACGACATCATGCGTGATGCCATGACGTTGCTGGCGGAACTGACGGGCGTGAGTTCCTTGCTGCTGTGGGAACTTCGCTCGGACGTGGCGTACCTCCGGCACGTACAGGGTGCCTTGCAGGCGAGTATCCTGCAGGGCTTTCAGGACGGTTTACCCCGCTCAGCAGCGCCTCTCTGGCAGGCTCAGGCGCAGCACGTGCCCGTGTACATCGAGGATGCCATGAGTCATTCCGGGGTGCTGACGGTGTTCAAGCTGCATGGTTGCCGCAGTCTCGCGCACATTCCGCTGGATGTCAGCGGCACAACGTTCGTGCTGTCGTCCCTGCGGACACAAGCGGTGGGTTGGACACCACGCGACCGTCGGCTGCTGGAAGCCGGCGCCCGGAGCGTCAGTGTAGCCCTGGAACGACAACGTCACCTCGAACTGCTGGCGGCGGCGGCCTTGACCGATACCCTCACGGGTCTCGGGAACCGCCGGGCCTTTGACGCTGCGTTGGATGAAGCCCTCAACAGCGCGCGGCGCCACGCGTATCCCGTCAGTGTGGTGTCATTTGACCTCGATGGATTGAAGTCGGTCAATGACGGTGAAGGGCACGCGCGAGGCGACGAGTTTCTGCAAGAATTCGCTCAGCAGATGAAGAAGACCTTGCGGCAGGAAGATCAGCTCTTCCGGTTGGGTGGAGATGAATTCGCGGCCATCCTGCGGCACACCGGCATACCCGGATTCAAGGTGCTGCACGAGCGCGTGAGGTTCGCCGTCGCCAACCTGCGCGCTGCTGGATTTTCCGAAGCTGACGTGAGTACGGGCATCGCCGCCTTTCCGGACGAAGCCCGCAGCTCCGGTGACCTGATGCGCCTGAGTGACGAACGGATGTACCAGGAGAAGCTACGGCACCGTCAGGAGCGTCTCGTAGACCCTGCGGACGTGTAA
- the betC gene encoding choline-sulfatase → MIRPNILLIVVDQMAHDVIARLGHPAVLTPHLNALVTRGVTFTSAHCNSPICVSSRTALMTGLLVRDNGAFDNGSEFPASIPTFAHHLNRAGYTTILSGKMHFVGPDQLHGFQERLTADISPCGFELTPDWTQGPVANEGTSVNRLRYPPVRPWSLQLSYDDEVLHSALVRLRQLREETPPFFMCVSFSHPHDPFLVPQSYWDAYAQRDIPLPSTPAEDPGSLHPYSQWIQKHHEIDRFPLSPAETLQARRAYYAAVTYVDELVGQLLAELSRLDLDDTMVIFTSDHGEMLGEHGMWFKRTFYDGAVKVPLIISHPSVRQNVIRPEAVSLVDLTATLLEYGDVPDAHAHIERLAGNSLRPLLETADGAWSQRVISEYYSEGTVEPMLLLRTERYKFVYVHQYPPLLFDLQHDPLELHDVAFQEQYQPVVTALQDELLAGLDVNALRERILRSQQERLLIVAATRAPNAWKYQSVRDASRLYPRAMS, encoded by the coding sequence ATGATCAGACCGAACATCCTGCTCATCGTGGTCGATCAGATGGCGCACGACGTGATCGCGCGGCTCGGTCACCCAGCTGTGCTCACTCCACACCTCAACGCGCTCGTCACCCGCGGAGTCACCTTCACCAGCGCCCATTGCAACTCACCCATCTGCGTATCGTCACGGACCGCGCTGATGACCGGCCTGCTCGTCCGGGACAACGGCGCCTTTGACAACGGCTCGGAGTTCCCGGCGAGCATTCCGACCTTCGCCCATCACCTCAACCGCGCGGGGTACACCACCATCCTGTCGGGCAAGATGCACTTTGTCGGCCCGGACCAGCTGCACGGCTTTCAGGAAAGGCTCACGGCGGACATCTCGCCTTGCGGCTTCGAACTGACGCCCGACTGGACTCAGGGGCCTGTGGCGAACGAAGGAACCAGTGTCAACCGCCTGCGCTACCCACCAGTTCGGCCCTGGAGTCTGCAGCTCTCCTACGATGACGAGGTCCTGCACAGCGCGCTCGTACGCCTGCGCCAGCTGCGCGAGGAAACACCGCCATTTTTCATGTGCGTGTCGTTCAGCCATCCACACGACCCCTTTCTGGTGCCCCAGTCCTACTGGGACGCTTACGCGCAGCGTGACATCCCGCTGCCGAGCACACCTGCTGAGGACCCGGGGTCACTGCATCCCTACAGCCAGTGGATTCAGAAACACCACGAAATCGACCGCTTTCCCCTCTCCCCCGCAGAGACCCTTCAGGCCCGGCGAGCCTATTACGCGGCGGTCACCTACGTCGATGAACTCGTGGGGCAGCTGCTCGCCGAACTGTCCCGCCTGGACCTCGATGACACCATGGTCATCTTTACCAGCGATCACGGTGAAATGCTCGGTGAGCACGGCATGTGGTTCAAGCGCACCTTCTACGACGGCGCCGTGAAGGTTCCACTGATCATCTCGCACCCCAGCGTGCGCCAGAATGTCATCCGTCCCGAAGCCGTGTCACTGGTGGACCTCACGGCGACCCTGCTCGAATACGGCGATGTTCCCGACGCTCACGCGCACATCGAGCGCCTGGCCGGAAACAGCCTGCGGCCCCTGCTGGAAACGGCGGACGGAGCCTGGAGTCAGCGCGTGATTTCGGAGTACTACTCGGAAGGCACAGTCGAACCGATGCTGCTGCTGCGCACCGAACGCTACAAGTTCGTGTACGTGCACCAGTATCCTCCCCTGCTGTTCGATCTTCAACACGACCCGCTCGAGCTGCACGACGTCGCTTTTCAGGAGCAGTACCAGCCCGTGGTCACGGCACTGCAAGACGAGCTGCTGGCCGGACTTGACGTGAACGCCTTGCGTGAGCGCATTCTGCGCAGTCAGCAGGAACGGCTGCTGATCGTAGCGGCCACGCGAGCCCCGAATGCCTGGAAGTACCAGTCAGTTCGTGACGCCTCGCGGCTGTACCCCCGCGCCATGTCCTGA
- a CDS encoding sulfatase — translation MTAMPRNVILIQIDSLNRHFLRTYGNSWVNTPNLDAFAERAIVFEQHFTGSLPCMPARREIWAGTEEFWWRPWGPLEPWDEPIAYHANRAGIITQLITDHYHFFEWGAHSYHHDFAGYEFIRGHEHDNRVTAPLLQVPPWARRMVSEHGESARIYLRNVAAFKREEDYFAPKVMRAAAEWIERNHTHERFFLHIDSFDVHEPFHVPEPYLHQYTDEDPDEFNPWPRYGRSDEGDLALTQRELQWVRAQFAGKLSMVDTWLGRVFDTLTKHDLWQGTTVIITTDHGHYLGEHGRIGKPASPLWNTLTHIPLLVWHPGQAARRVQAITQTVDLHATVLNLLGLPSAATHSCSFLPVLLGNTNTHRELAVYGYASARVGVTDGQWTLLRDHDPQCGPAHWYSLQVGQLDTRSYPARYERPTSYPELTPGHFIPGVATPHWRMPARSGEIRNLHAPRADLLYRASDLEQQHDLSDTHPAQLRSLEERLRTHMNALGVPEEQFARLRL, via the coding sequence ATGACCGCGATGCCCCGAAATGTCATCCTGATTCAAATCGATTCACTCAACCGGCACTTTCTGAGAACGTACGGCAACTCCTGGGTGAATACCCCCAACCTTGACGCCTTCGCCGAACGGGCCATCGTGTTCGAGCAGCATTTCACCGGTTCCCTTCCCTGCATGCCCGCCCGCCGGGAAATCTGGGCCGGGACTGAGGAATTCTGGTGGCGCCCCTGGGGACCGCTGGAACCCTGGGACGAACCCATCGCCTATCACGCCAACCGCGCCGGGATCATCACGCAGCTGATCACCGATCACTACCACTTTTTCGAGTGGGGCGCGCACAGCTACCATCATGACTTCGCCGGGTACGAATTCATTCGCGGTCACGAGCACGACAACCGCGTCACCGCGCCGCTGCTACAGGTGCCCCCCTGGGCCAGGCGGATGGTGAGCGAACACGGCGAGTCCGCACGAATCTACCTGCGCAACGTCGCGGCCTTCAAGCGGGAGGAGGACTACTTCGCGCCGAAGGTAATGCGCGCCGCCGCCGAATGGATCGAGCGCAACCACACCCATGAGCGTTTTTTCCTGCACATCGACAGCTTCGACGTCCACGAACCTTTTCACGTTCCCGAACCCTACCTGCATCAGTACACCGATGAAGACCCGGATGAATTCAATCCCTGGCCCCGCTACGGCCGCAGCGACGAAGGCGACCTCGCGCTCACTCAGCGCGAACTGCAATGGGTGCGCGCCCAGTTCGCCGGCAAGCTCAGCATGGTCGACACCTGGCTCGGGCGCGTCTTCGACACCCTCACGAAACACGACCTGTGGCAGGGCACGACGGTCATCATCACCACCGACCACGGGCATTATCTCGGCGAGCACGGCCGCATCGGCAAACCCGCCAGTCCTCTGTGGAACACCCTCACCCACATTCCGTTGCTGGTGTGGCATCCCGGCCAGGCCGCGCGGCGTGTCCAGGCCATCACACAAACCGTGGACCTGCATGCCACGGTGCTCAACCTGCTGGGCCTGCCGTCAGCAGCCACACACTCGTGCAGCTTTCTACCCGTGCTGCTGGGCAACACCAACACGCACCGTGAGCTGGCCGTTTACGGGTACGCGAGTGCTCGCGTCGGCGTGACCGACGGTCAGTGGACGCTGCTGCGCGACCACGACCCACAGTGCGGCCCCGCGCACTGGTACTCACTGCAGGTCGGACAGCTCGACACCCGCAGTTACCCCGCCCGCTACGAACGACCCACATCGTATCCCGAACTCACCCCAGGGCATTTTATCCCGGGCGTCGCGACGCCCCACTGGCGGATGCCCGCCCGTTCCGGCGAGATCCGAAACCTGCACGCGCCCCGGGCGGACCTGCTGTACCGGGCCAGTGACCTGGAGCAGCAGCATGACCTGAGCGACACCCACCCTGCACAGCTTCGCTCGCTCGAAGAGCGCCTGCGGACGCATATGAACGCGCTCGGTGTGCCCGAAGAACAGTTTGCACGGCTCCGCTTGTGA